One Triticum dicoccoides isolate Atlit2015 ecotype Zavitan chromosome 5B, WEW_v2.0, whole genome shotgun sequence genomic window carries:
- the LOC119306082 gene encoding uncharacterized protein LOC119306082 isoform X2, which translates to MATELPCPLDSEGWLSGVRRSSSGCPATSFSFTFSPARGLQHLSVPPHRRPHFSSLGISVRRIRLQKSLALESTKKASNDSSVSKSADVHVHERDLFYSC; encoded by the exons ATGGCGACTGAGCTGCCCTGTCCGCTTGATTCAGAAGGGTGGTTGTCAGGCGTCCGGCGCTCTTCCTCCGGCTGCCCCGCCACCTCCTTCTCCTTCACCTTTTCCCCCGCTAGAGGTCTGCAACATCTCTCGGTTCCGCCCCATCGCCGGCCCCATTTTTCTTCGCTCGGCATTTCTGTGCGTCGTATTCG GTTGCAAAAGTCTCTTGCTCTTGAATCTACGAAGAAAGCATCAAATGATTCGTCAGTTAGTAAATCTGCTG ATGTACACGTTCATGAGAGAGATCTATTTTACTCATGCTAG
- the LOC119306082 gene encoding uncharacterized protein LOC119306082 isoform X1, with the protein MATELPCPLDSEGWLSGVRRSSSGCPATSFSFTFSPARGLQHLSVPPHRRPHFSSLGISVRRIRLQKSLALESTKKASNDSSVSKSAVSVCTHSKLQVKGHSISSFKYK; encoded by the exons ATGGCGACTGAGCTGCCCTGTCCGCTTGATTCAGAAGGGTGGTTGTCAGGCGTCCGGCGCTCTTCCTCCGGCTGCCCCGCCACCTCCTTCTCCTTCACCTTTTCCCCCGCTAGAGGTCTGCAACATCTCTCGGTTCCGCCCCATCGCCGGCCCCATTTTTCTTCGCTCGGCATTTCTGTGCGTCGTATTCG GTTGCAAAAGTCTCTTGCTCTTGAATCTACGAAGAAAGCATCAAATGATTCGTCAGTTAGTAAATCTGCTG TTTCAGTGTGTACTCATTCAAAATTACAagtaaaaggtcatagcatttcgaGCTTCAAGTACAAATAA